Sequence from the Dehalococcoidia bacterium genome:
GGCGCGCCACCCCTGCCACCACCTCTTGCGTCTTCAGGCCGTTGCCCGTGATGTAGGCCACCACCACCTCGTCCCGGCGGATGACCCCCTGCTGGGCCAGGCGCTTCAGGGCCGAAATGACCACACCCCCTGCCGTTTCGGTGAAGATGCCCTCCGTTTCGGCCAGGAGGGTGATGCCCTGGGCCACCTCCTCCTCGGGAACGGCCACGGCCGTGCCCCCGCTGGCCCGCAACACCCGCAGGGCATACACCCCATCCGCCGGGTTGCCGATGGCCAGGGACTTGGCGATGGTCTGGGGACGCACGGGGCGCACATGGGTGTGCCCCGCATGGAAGGACTGCACCACGGGGCTACACCCCTCGGCCTGGGCAGCGTGGATGCGGGTGTGCACCGGCCCCGCCACCAGACCCAGGTCCACAAACTCGTGCAACCCCTTCCACACCTTGGTCAGCAGGGAGCCCGAGGCCACAGGGATGATGCAGTGGTCGGGCAAGCGCCAGCCCAACTGCTCCACCACCTCAAAGGCCAGGGTCTTGCTCCCCTCGGCGTAGTAGGGGCGCATATTGATGTTCACGAAGGCCCAATGATAGGTATCGGCCAACTCGGCGCACAGCTTGTTCACATCGTCATACGACCCTTTCACCGCCACCAAGGTGGGGCCATACACCGCCGTGCCGATGACCTTCCCCTGCTCCAGGTCGGCGGGGATGAAGATGAAGGCCTTCATCCCGGCGCGGGCGGCGTGGGCGGCCACGCTCCCCGCCAGGTTGCCCGTGGAGGCGCAGGCCAGGGTGTCGAACCCGAACTCCCGGGCCTTGGTGGACGCCACCCCCACCACCCGGTCCTTGAAGGAGTAGGAGGGGTTGACGGCGTCGTTCTTCAGGTAGAGGTGGTCCAGGCCCAACAGGCGCCCCAGGTTGGGGGCCTTCAGGAGGGGGGTGAAGCCCGTCTGCATATCCACGGCGTGCTCCCCGTCCACGGGGAGCAGGTCCTGGTAGCGCCACATGGTGAGGGGGCCTTTTTGGATGCGCTCCCGGCTCACGACGCGGGCGATGGCGGGGTAGTCGTAGACCACCTCCAAGGGCCCGAAGCAGAACTCGCACACATGCAGGGGCTGAATAGGATACTGGCGCTTACACTCGCGACATTGGAGGGCACGGACGAAGGGCAAGGGGCATCCACCTCCGCACAGGGACGGCGCAGGGCCTACTGATAACGGATTGTAGCAGGGGCGGGGAGGGGGGTCAATAGGAGCGGGGAGGGGGTGCTTCGCTCCGGAGGGAAGGGTGCGGGGATGTGCTCCGGCAGGGGAGGGCGTCGTCAGCCCTCACGAGGAGCGCGCCTTCCGCTCCGCATCCCACAGTGGTGGAGCGTGCACGGGTGAGGTATGTGCGCACGGGGGGCACAAGCGTCCCCCTCCGCATCCCACAGTGGTGGAGCGTGCACCCCCTTCCGTAGCCGTTGTGGAGGGGCGTCTTGTCCCCTCCGCATCCCACAGTGGTGGAGCGTGCACCGCCAAGGTACGGAGGGAGGTGTCGCGGGAACTTTTTGCTCCGCATCCCACAGTGGTGGAGCGTGCACGAGCCTGGAGATGTAGTCTGCATCGACTATCTTAACCCTCCGCATCCCACAGTGGTGGAGCGTGCACCCCACCCCATGGACACGAGTGGATATCCCTAAGGCAGAATGCCTGGGGCGACGGATGTCGCCGGGATATCCTTCTCGCATGTGCGCCGTGCGTGCGGCGCACCCCCTGGGCGTGCAGGCTCCTGTCGCAGAGGCGACTATGCCCACCCGATGGGGACCCAGGGGGCCACAGTGATAAGGTGCTGTTCTTGCCGTCGACCCCCCTTTGCCTCCCCACGACCAGAGGTCGACGGCACAGGTACTCTAGCGCTCCTGACGCAGGATGTCAAGGCCCCCCTGGGCGATGTTGCGCGCCGCGTTGTAATCCCGCGGGCACGTGTTCCCACAGGGGCACTTAAACTCCCGCTGGTCCAGGGAGAGGTCCTGCTCCTTCCTACACTTGTAGCACCGCTTGGTGGTGCCGGCGGGGTTCACCCTTATGACACGGATGCCCTTCGCCCGCAGCTTGCTCTCCAGGATGTTCAGGAAGTAGCCGATGGGGAACTTGAGGGTCTGCCCCTTCAACTCATAGGTGAAGAAGGTCGGCTTGCGCAGGTCCAGGTTCTCCAGGGCCACCGCCTCGGCCCCGCCCTCCAGGGCGTAGTCCACCACCCGGTTGGCCAGGCGGTTGGCCCACCAGCGCCGGTAGCCCTCCCACCTCTTGCGCAGGGTGTGCAGGGGCTTGAACTTATAGCCCTTCCCGTGCCCCCGCCGTGCATCCCGCAAGGTCATGGTCTTCTGAATCTCCCTATACCTGCTCAAGAGGTTCTCCCGCATCCGGCGCAGGTCGCTCCCCTCCCAGTATTCCCGTTTCAAGGAGTCCGTCCACGCCGCCACCACGGCGTAGTGGATGCCCAGGTCAATGCCCATCACCCGCCCAGGCACAAAGGTGGGGCGCTGGGGCTGAAAGGTGTAGGCGATGCTCACAAAGAACTTCCCCCCCTGTCGGGTAATCGTCAGGTTGCCGGGCTTGTATTCCCGCGAGCGGATGCGCTCCAAGACGGCCCGCTGGGAGTCGTTCCCTGGGGGGATGAGTTCCAAAATGGGCTGTTGTTTCCCTTTCAGGATGGGCACCCACACCGTATCTTTCCCGACCCGTCATCCAGGAACTTCCACACCCTGTCCCGCACGGCCACACGGGTGGGCTTGAAGGAGGGGAAGGAGGCCCGCCCCCGCAGGGCCTCCCGTATCGCCCGCCTTTTGGCCCGCGCCTCGCTGTGGTAGAACACACTGCGCACGGCATCGGGGAGGAGGTCCCGGAAGGGCGCCTGTTCCTCCGGGGCGGTCTGGTTGGAGACTTTGGTGACGATGTCCCAGTGCTTGGCGTCGGGGTTGAGCACGTCCTCGCGGATGAGGGCGTTGCCATAGGCGGCCGACAGGCGCGCCACGCGGGAGAAGAGGGTGCGCCACTCGGAGGGGGTGTAGTTGACGGGGAAGGCCTCCAGGCGCAGGGCAAGGGTAACTTTGCCCTTTTTTTGCTTTTGGAGGGCCTTGTCAGAGGCGTCGGCCATATGCTACCCCTCGCCGCACAGCGCACCCCGCCCCAGGGGATGGTGGGCGGGCCTGGATTCGAACCAGGGACCTCGGTCTTATCAGGACCGCGCTCTGACCACCTGAGCTACCCGCCCCGTGCGGGGGACGCCAGGGGTGCGCCCCGCTCCGCATCCCATTCTACCACAATCTCCACGGGCGTGTTGCGGGCCACAATGAGTTCCATGGTCTCCATGCTATCGTTCACGGGGGCGTGCACCGCCCCGGGGGGGACATAGATGAAATCCCCCGGCCCGATGGGCAGGGCCTTCTCCAGCCGTTCGCCCACCAGGAAGCGCCCCCGCCCCTTGAGCACATAGATGGCCGATTCGCAGTTCACGTGGTAGTGGGGGCTGGAACGGCACCCAGGGGGGATGCGGGCGATGGCCAGGTGGATGCCGGTGGTGCCACACAGTTTCTGGGAGACCCCGGCGTGGCGCGTCATGGCACCCGAGGACACCTCCACTTCATACTGGTCGGGATGGATGACCGTGACCTCCTGCGTCATATGAGCCTCCCTAGAGGTGTGCTGGCCCCTCGTCGCGCACCTGGGGCCAGGGGCACGGGACACTCCGTCTTTTTTATAATACCCTGGAACACCACGCACAGGGGGTGCCGTATGCCCGACTATAGCACCTACCAACACCTGCTCATAGAGAAGCGGGATGGGGTGGCCTTTTTGACCATGAACCGCCCCGAGTCCCTGAACGCCACCAACGCCCGCCTGCACGCCGAACTGGCGCGCATCTGGCGCGACCTGGGGGACGATCCCCAGGTGCGGGTGGCCCTCATCACCGGGGCAGGCAACGCCTTCTCGGCGGGGGGCGACTTCGCCATGCTGGAAACCATGGCCGGCAACCCCGAGGTCATCGCCCGCAATATGCAGGAGGCGCGGGACATTGTGTACAACATGCTGGAGTTGGAGAAGCCCATTGTGTCGGCCATCAACGGGGTGGCGGTGGGGGCGGGATTGGCGGTGGCCCTGATGGCGGACATCTCCATCGCTTCGGAGCGGGCGCGCTTCACCGATGGGCATATTCGCCTGGGGGTGGCGGCGGGCGACCATGCCTGCATCATCTGGCCCCTGCTGTGCGGGATGGCCAAGGCCAAATACTACCTGCTCACCTCCGACTTTCTGGATGCGCGGGAGGCGGAGCGCATTGGTCTGGTGAGCATGGTGGTGCCCCACGAGGAGTTACTGCCCAAGGCGTGGGAGGT
This genomic interval carries:
- a CDS encoding threonine synthase; this translates as MPFVRALQCRECKRQYPIQPLHVCEFCFGPLEVVYDYPAIARVVSRERIQKGPLTMWRYQDLLPVDGEHAVDMQTGFTPLLKAPNLGRLLGLDHLYLKNDAVNPSYSFKDRVVGVASTKAREFGFDTLACASTGNLAGSVAAHAARAGMKAFIFIPADLEQGKVIGTAVYGPTLVAVKGSYDDVNKLCAELADTYHWAFVNINMRPYYAEGSKTLAFEVVEQLGWRLPDHCIIPVASGSLLTKVWKGLHEFVDLGLVAGPVHTRIHAAQAEGCSPVVQSFHAGHTHVRPVRPQTIAKSLAIGNPADGVYALRVLRASGGTAVAVPEEEVAQGITLLAETEGIFTETAGGVVISALKRLAQQGVIRRDEVVVAYITGNGLKTQEVVAGVARPLVVEPTVASFQRALNGR
- a CDS encoding transposase, with protein sequence MPILKGKQQPILELIPPGNDSQRAVLERIRSREYKPGNLTITRQGGKFFVSIAYTFQPQRPTFVPGRVMGIDLGIHYAVVAAWTDSLKREYWEGSDLRRMRENLLSRYREIQKTMTLRDARRGHGKGYKFKPLHTLRKRWEGYRRWWANRLANRVVDYALEGGAEAVALENLDLRKPTFFTYELKGQTLKFPIGYFLNILESKLRAKGIRVIRVNPAGTTKRCYKCRKEQDLSLDQREFKCPCGNTCPRDYNAARNIAQGGLDILRQER
- a CDS encoding cupin domain-containing protein; amino-acid sequence: MTQEVTVIHPDQYEVEVSSGAMTRHAGVSQKLCGTTGIHLAIARIPPGCRSSPHYHVNCESAIYVLKGRGRFLVGERLEKALPIGPGDFIYVPPGAVHAPVNDSMETMELIVARNTPVEIVVEWDAERGAPLASPARGG
- a CDS encoding enoyl-CoA hydratase/isomerase family protein translates to MPDYSTYQHLLIEKRDGVAFLTMNRPESLNATNARLHAELARIWRDLGDDPQVRVALITGAGNAFSAGGDFAMLETMAGNPEVIARNMQEARDIVYNMLELEKPIVSAINGVAVGAGLAVALMADISIASERARFTDGHIRLGVAAGDHACIIWPLLCGMAKAKYYLLTSDFLDAREAERIGLVSMVVPHEELLPKAWEVARKLASGPQPAIRWTKRALNQWLRLGGIASFDYSLALEMLGFFGPDMREGLQSLKEKRAPRFPSAAS